The Halomonas elongata DSM 2581 DNA segment CGCGCAGCAGAGTCCGGAGGAGCAAGCTTCCGCCGCTCTCGAGGCCGGCGACAGCGCCACTGCCCGCCGTATCTACGAAGAGCTGGTCCAGCAGTGGCCCGACCATACTGCCTATCAGGTGGAATTGGCCCGCGCCCTGGTGGCCGACGGCGAGCCGCAACAGGCACGCCAGTTGCTCGAGGCCCTGCCGCCGGAAGAACGCGATGCCCCTTCGGCACGCGGAGTGCGTGCCAGCATCGAGTTTGGTGAGCAGGCGCTTTCCGCCGAGGAGATCGCCGCCCTGGGAGACCGCGACGATAGCGAAGCCCGCTATCAGCGCGCCCTGCGCCAGGTCGCCGATGGCCAGTACGAAACCGGCCTGGAAGGCCTGCTGGCGCTGATGCGTTCGGATCGTGCCTATGGCGATGATGCCGCCCGCAAGACGCTATTGCGCGTCTTCGATGCCCTGGGGGCCGATCATCCCCTGACCGTTGCCTACCGACGCAAGCTGTTCGCCCTGCTCTACTGATTCCTGGCGAGCGCATCGTCCCTTCCGCGCGGCCGCCTCAGGCAGGTGGCCGCGCGGTCGCATCAATTGGCGCGCTGGAAGCCCCCCAATACACGCTGATCGGGACCGAAGAACACCAGCCTGTCGTGGTCGATCAGGTAACGGTAAGCCGTGTCGAGCATGTCCGTGACACGCCTGGCATCGGCCATGTTCGGACACGCCATCATGGTAGAGGCCAGATCGCCGAATTCGATGCGATTCTTGTCTCCCAGCTCGACGGTGCCGCCGAACTGATTGCAGCCGTCATGACCGCTGACCCGCCCATCGGGAGTGATCCGAAAATGCGGCGTGGGCGACAGGTCGAGCCGCTCGCTGGTTCCCACCAGCAGCAGATTCCAACGCGGCCCCACCACCGGTCCAGAAACCTCGCCGTCCGGAGCGATGTCCGTCCCCGGCTCGCTGGCACAACCGGCCAGTCCCACGGCAATGGCAGTCATCATCAGGATACGGCGTAACGTGATGGTCATCGTGCTATCTTCCTTGCGATTGAGGAATGCGGGTCGGAAAGCCCCCGCATGGACGCCTCAGCTTGCCCCAGCACGCAGTTCAGAACAATGCTGGTACCAGCGAACTCGATGAAGGAAGACACCATGCTCGACGTCCTGCGCAACGACGCCCTCGGCAAACTGATCCTGCGCCTCGCCGTGGGTGGGCTGATACTGCTCCACGGTATCGCCAAGCTGCTCGACCCCAGCACTCTGGGGTGGATCGAGAACCTGCTGGCCAACCATGGGCTGCCGTCCTGGCTGGCCTATGGCGTACTGATCGGCGAGGTGCTGGCCCCGGTAATGGCCATCCTCGGTTGGCGGACCCGACTGGCGGGGCTGCTGATGGCCGGCAACATGCTGGTTGCCGTGATCCTGGTGCACACGGGCGAACTCTTCCGCCTAGGAGACAGCGGCGGTTGGGCGCTGGAATTGCAAGGCATGTTCCTGTTCAGCGCCCTGGCCCTGGTGTTCCTCGGCAGCGGCCGCATGGCCATGCGGCCCGACTGAGGCCGAGCCGCCGGCGGCATTGCCGCGCCCATGACGCGTGACAACGCAGCGAGCCAAGGCAAGAGCTGACGTTGTCGCGCGATACCTCACCAGGTGCCGGTATTCTCCATGGACGCCCAAGGCTCCCGCGGCTCCTGGGCCTCGCCGGCCTGCAGCAGCTCGACAGAGATCCCGTCGGGGCTGCGCACGAAAGCCATGTGACCGTCGCGCGGCGGCCGATTGATGGTCACGCCATTGTCCTGCAGGTGCTGGCACAGCGCGTAGATATCATCGACGCGATAGGCCAGGTGGCCGAAATTGCGCCCACCGGTATAGGTTTCGGGATCCCAGTTGTAGGTCAGCTCGAGTTCCGGGGCCTGGAGTTCCGTCGAACGCGCCTCGTCGGCAGGTGCCGCGAGGAACACCAGGGTGAAACGCCCCTTCTCGCTTTCCTTGCGGCGCACTTCCTTGAGGCCCAGCAGGTCGCAGTAGAAATGCAGGGAGGCCTCGAGATCGGCGACCCGAACCATGGTGTGCAGATATTGCATGAGAATCTCCTT contains these protein-coding regions:
- a CDS encoding tetratricopeptide repeat protein, translating into MPIVDPRTGEPLTPSGDAEQNTAPSQGQPSDADIIIDVDRSNIQQLLEASMQVPVLLCCWAPSSEPSKHQVPVLEKLTREHGGAFILGKLNIDDNPDIAGQLGVQSVPDVKLVSQGGLVDQLQGAQPEQQVREWLGKYFQAPEGAQQSPEEQASAALEAGDSATARRIYEELVQQWPDHTAYQVELARALVADGEPQQARQLLEALPPEERDAPSARGVRASIEFGEQALSAEEIAALGDRDDSEARYQRALRQVADGQYETGLEGLLALMRSDRAYGDDAARKTLLRVFDALGADHPLTVAYRRKLFALLY
- a CDS encoding META domain-containing protein, producing MTITLRRILMMTAIAVGLAGCASEPGTDIAPDGEVSGPVVGPRWNLLLVGTSERLDLSPTPHFRITPDGRVSGHDGCNQFGGTVELGDKNRIEFGDLASTMMACPNMADARRVTDMLDTAYRYLIDHDRLVFFGPDQRVLGGFQRAN
- a CDS encoding DoxX family protein produces the protein MLDVLRNDALGKLILRLAVGGLILLHGIAKLLDPSTLGWIENLLANHGLPSWLAYGVLIGEVLAPVMAILGWRTRLAGLLMAGNMLVAVILVHTGELFRLGDSGGWALELQGMFLFSALALVFLGSGRMAMRPD
- a CDS encoding VOC family protein; the encoded protein is MQYLHTMVRVADLEASLHFYCDLLGLKEVRRKESEKGRFTLVFLAAPADEARSTELQAPELELTYNWDPETYTGGRNFGHLAYRVDDIYALCQHLQDNGVTINRPPRDGHMAFVRSPDGISVELLQAGEAQEPREPWASMENTGTW